A genomic segment from Pyrodictium occultum encodes:
- a CDS encoding MBL fold metallo-hydrolase → MEPLETLDLGYALVQVLDATPEGFGVDYIRSYIVDAGGPAVAVIDTGPASTAEAVAEAAARAARGRRVEVIVTHVHLDHAGGAARVARLLHARGLEARIRAHPRGAPHLVDPASRLWPAARKTLGELALLYGEPEPAPAGVVAETGDGEEIALGAARLRVLHTPGHASHHQSLVLEPASGGDEEKLLFTGDSAGMYDPLDGGLAPTTPPPLRLDMYRESLRRMKALGPGRVAPTHIGVGPGEVLELHERQLDAWEQAAREALEKGLTAEETLQAIAGRDAYTRRLYERLGRSPYGRLMLILSVHGFVDYLKRLRGRG, encoded by the coding sequence GTGGAGCCGCTGGAGACCCTAGACCTGGGCTACGCCCTCGTCCAGGTGCTGGATGCGACACCCGAGGGCTTCGGAGTCGACTACATACGCTCCTACATAGTCGACGCCGGCGGCCCGGCGGTGGCGGTCATAGACACGGGCCCCGCCTCCACCGCCGAGGCGGTGGCGGAGGCGGCGGCCAGGGCCGCGAGGGGGAGGCGCGTAGAGGTGATAGTTACCCACGTCCACCTGGACCACGCCGGCGGCGCCGCCCGGGTGGCGAGGCTCCTCCACGCGAGGGGCCTGGAGGCGAGGATCCGGGCCCACCCCAGGGGCGCGCCCCACCTGGTCGACCCGGCCTCCAGGCTCTGGCCGGCCGCGCGCAAGACCCTCGGGGAGCTGGCCCTGCTCTACGGCGAGCCCGAGCCGGCCCCCGCCGGCGTGGTGGCTGAGACGGGGGACGGCGAGGAGATAGCACTGGGGGCGGCAAGGCTCCGGGTGCTCCACACCCCGGGGCACGCGAGCCATCACCAGAGCCTGGTGCTCGAGCCCGCCTCCGGGGGAGACGAGGAGAAGCTCCTCTTCACCGGCGACTCCGCCGGCATGTACGACCCCCTGGATGGGGGCCTGGCGCCCACCACGCCGCCGCCCCTCAGGCTGGACATGTACCGGGAGAGCCTCCGCCGCATGAAGGCCCTGGGGCCTGGCAGGGTTGCGCCAACCCACATAGGCGTGGGGCCCGGGGAGGTGCTCGAGCTGCACGAGAGGCAGCTCGATGCCTGGGAGCAGGCGGCCCGGGAGGCGCTGGAGAAGGGGCTCACGGCCGAGGAGACGCTCCAGGCTATAGCCGGGCGCGACGCCTACACCAGGAGGCTCTACGAGAGGCTCGGCAGGAGCCCCTACGGCCGCCTCATGCTCATACTCTCGGTCCACGGCTTCGTAGACTACCTGAAGCGACTCCGGGGGAGGGGCTAG
- a CDS encoding thiamine ABC transporter substrate-binding protein codes for MEHPAEGGAAMASRSLYLIAGAVLVAAIIAAAYYAASSREAGTAAKTVTVTTTATVTRTVTRTVATGATGTWATAAGTATTKPARELLVYVYEDFMAWGEDPKLFDKLVENFTRETGIKVVLRKFKGARSMVAQVIAEKRVGARTADVVVGVDPLLLSELKARGLVECYASPQAPAQLVRALDPEGCATPVDYGLIALVYDPSRLNETEKAMLRDGVTLDELVKLAPRLVVEDPTQSSTGLNFLLYTIAVSRMEGRDWKQLWKQLKSRGVMVAPSWGDAYDEFYREGSPRAIVVSYGTDPAYSAWYNARKGRGEKPSIEATVLVANGSRVGWVQVEGAAVIKGAPLEEARRFVDWLLSHEVQDRIPTSQWMMPVRGDARLPGFYRYAMGLGSVDTLANTGLRAGPGELEEWLRDWLLIMSG; via the coding sequence GTGGAGCACCCGGCGGAGGGAGGCGCGGCGATGGCCTCTAGGAGCCTCTACTTAATAGCCGGCGCAGTGCTCGTAGCAGCAATCATAGCGGCCGCCTACTACGCAGCCTCCAGCAGAGAGGCCGGCACAGCCGCCAAGACGGTCACCGTCACCACCACTGCAACGGTCACCAGGACTGTGACCAGGACGGTGGCCACCGGTGCCACGGGCACCTGGGCCACCGCGGCTGGCACAGCCACCACCAAGCCGGCGCGGGAGCTCCTGGTCTACGTCTACGAGGACTTCATGGCCTGGGGAGAAGACCCGAAGCTATTCGACAAGCTCGTGGAGAACTTCACCCGGGAGACCGGGATAAAGGTGGTGCTCCGCAAGTTCAAAGGCGCCCGCTCCATGGTGGCCCAGGTCATAGCCGAGAAGAGGGTCGGCGCTAGGACAGCCGACGTCGTGGTGGGCGTTGACCCGCTGCTGCTCTCGGAGCTCAAGGCACGCGGGCTCGTGGAGTGCTACGCCTCGCCCCAGGCGCCGGCCCAGCTAGTCAGGGCCCTCGACCCGGAGGGCTGCGCGACCCCGGTGGACTACGGGCTCATAGCACTGGTCTACGACCCCTCCAGGCTCAACGAGACCGAGAAGGCCATGCTCCGCGACGGGGTGACGCTGGACGAGCTGGTGAAGCTGGCCCCGAGGCTGGTAGTGGAGGACCCGACGCAGAGCAGCACGGGGCTCAACTTCCTCCTCTACACCATAGCCGTCTCCAGGATGGAGGGCAGGGACTGGAAGCAGCTCTGGAAGCAGCTGAAGAGCCGCGGCGTAATGGTGGCCCCCAGCTGGGGCGACGCCTACGACGAGTTCTACAGGGAGGGGAGCCCCAGGGCGATAGTAGTGAGCTACGGCACCGACCCGGCCTACAGCGCCTGGTACAACGCCAGGAAGGGCCGCGGCGAGAAGCCCAGCATCGAGGCCACCGTGCTGGTGGCCAACGGCTCCAGGGTGGGCTGGGTCCAGGTGGAGGGCGCGGCGGTGATCAAGGGGGCGCCCCTCGAGGAGGCTAGGAGGTTCGTCGACTGGCTGCTCAGCCACGAGGTGCAGGACAGGATACCCACCAGCCAGTGGATGATGCCCGTCCGCGGCGACGCCAGGCTGCCAGGCTTCTACCGCTACGCCATGGGGCTCGGCAGCGTCGACACCTTGGCTAACACTGGGCTCAGGGCCGGGCCGGGGGAGCTTGAGGAGTGGCTCCGCGACTGGCTGCTGATCATGAGCGGCTGA
- a CDS encoding PIN domain-containing protein: MAGRTGPEREAVVDTSVLHALLVEEDPHHGPAALLASRIAAVVPSSVVHELVWSLRRRLGAAAAGSRVGWLLARGVRVEPVRLDDVWFALRDPRRYEDLLVVSVARRLGLPLATLDRGMARLAARHGVELLPIPGAPGAHGRAGEETGQA; this comes from the coding sequence TTGGCGGGGAGGACGGGGCCGGAGCGCGAGGCCGTGGTCGACACCAGCGTGCTGCACGCCCTCCTAGTGGAGGAGGACCCCCACCACGGCCCGGCGGCCCTGCTGGCCTCGAGGATAGCGGCCGTGGTGCCGAGCAGCGTCGTCCACGAGCTGGTGTGGAGCCTGCGCCGCCGCCTCGGCGCCGCCGCGGCTGGCTCCAGGGTGGGCTGGCTCCTAGCCCGCGGCGTCAGGGTGGAGCCCGTGAGGCTCGATGACGTGTGGTTCGCCCTCCGCGACCCGCGGCGCTACGAGGACCTCCTAGTGGTCTCGGTGGCCAGGCGCCTAGGCCTCCCCTTGGCGACCCTGGACCGGGGCATGGCCAGGCTCGCCGCCCGGCACGGGGTCGAGCTGCTCCCCATCCCCGGGGCCCCGGGGGCACATGGGAGGGCTGGCGAGGAGACAGGGCAGGCTTGA
- a CDS encoding formate--phosphoribosylaminoimidazolecarboxamide ligase gives MARARSPGREVVRGYDPSRVRLAVPASHSALQLLRGARDEGVEAILLAARRYYESIYSRFPWLYSRVVVVDSWGELLSGRVVEELREANAVLVPHASLIEYVGAERLLELELPMLGNRYLLEIEADWERKLGLLEEAGIETPRRFRSLGEAAEAGAPVIVKLPGAKGGRGYRLVSPREARGLEGALPQGAVVQEYVVGVRLYSHFFNSLVHGRVELLGMDLRLESNVDGLQRLPPRLVEELGIEPSYTVVANVPVVARESLLARVLDYGERFARAVERETGYPLVGPYSLEGVVTESLEYKVFEFSGRIVAGTNVYTGLQTPYASLYWSEPMYMGRRVARELREAAARGMLEQVVT, from the coding sequence TTGGCCCGGGCTAGGAGCCCTGGGAGGGAGGTGGTTAGGGGCTACGACCCCTCCAGGGTAAGGCTGGCTGTGCCGGCGAGCCACTCGGCGCTCCAGCTGCTCCGCGGCGCCAGGGACGAGGGTGTCGAGGCCATCCTCCTCGCCGCCAGGAGGTACTACGAGTCGATATACTCTAGGTTCCCGTGGCTCTACAGCCGCGTGGTGGTTGTGGACTCGTGGGGGGAGCTGCTGAGCGGCAGGGTTGTGGAGGAGCTTAGGGAGGCTAACGCCGTGCTTGTGCCCCACGCCAGCCTGATAGAGTACGTTGGCGCGGAGAGGCTGCTGGAGCTCGAGCTCCCCATGCTGGGGAACAGGTATCTGCTGGAGATAGAGGCTGACTGGGAGAGGAAGCTGGGGCTCCTGGAGGAGGCCGGGATTGAGACGCCGCGGAGGTTCCGGAGCCTCGGGGAGGCGGCCGAGGCCGGGGCGCCGGTTATAGTGAAACTCCCGGGCGCGAAGGGGGGCCGGGGCTACCGGCTGGTCTCGCCCCGGGAGGCCCGGGGGCTTGAGGGGGCGCTGCCCCAGGGGGCTGTGGTGCAGGAGTACGTGGTGGGGGTGAGGCTCTACAGCCACTTCTTCAACAGCCTTGTCCACGGGAGGGTGGAGCTGCTGGGCATGGATTTGAGGCTGGAGAGCAACGTGGATGGGCTCCAGCGGCTCCCGCCCCGGCTGGTCGAGGAGCTGGGCATAGAGCCCAGCTACACCGTGGTGGCCAACGTCCCGGTGGTGGCTAGGGAGAGCCTCCTGGCCAGGGTGCTGGACTACGGGGAGAGGTTCGCCAGGGCGGTTGAGAGGGAGACGGGCTACCCGCTCGTCGGCCCCTACAGCCTGGAGGGGGTGGTGACGGAGAGCCTGGAGTACAAGGTGTTCGAGTTCAGCGGCAGGATAGTGGCCGGCACTAACGTCTACACGGGGCTCCAGACGCCCTACGCCAGCCTCTACTGGAGCGAGCCCATGTACATGGGGAGGAGGGTGGCTAGGGAGCTGAGGGAGGCGGCTGCGAGGGGGATGCTGGAGCAGGTGGTCACCTAG